The following proteins come from a genomic window of Gallalistipes aquisgranensis:
- a CDS encoding glycerate kinase family protein, with protein sequence MRKVVIAADSFKGSLTSEEVARSVEEGVHSVCPGCETVKIYIADGGEGTTEALTRTLGGKIVEATVHDPLMRPVKAAYGLVEGGGTAVIEMASASGLPLVEPELRNPMKTTTYGTGELIRDALSRGCRRFLVGIGGSATNDAGTGMLQALGYRFLDAAGKELGHGGEILSRIAAVDDTGALPELAGCEFVVACDVTNPFSGPTGAACVFAPQKGADAAMVRELDEGLKSFAKVIRTHTGTDVERQAGSGAAGGLGGGLVAFLGATLASGIDMVLEAIGFDELIRGADLIVTGEGKLDGQTAMGKAPRGVLDAARKQRIPVVAVGGAVESVGELNRQGFAAVFPILPGPATLERAMENGYARSNVRRTVEQLIRTIHLINR encoded by the coding sequence ATCAGAAAAGTCGTCATCGCGGCCGATTCCTTCAAGGGATCGCTGACCTCGGAAGAGGTAGCGCGAAGCGTCGAGGAGGGCGTGCACAGCGTCTGTCCCGGCTGCGAAACCGTAAAAATCTACATCGCCGACGGCGGAGAGGGCACGACGGAAGCCCTGACCCGCACCCTGGGCGGAAAGATCGTGGAAGCGACGGTCCACGATCCGCTGATGCGTCCCGTGAAAGCCGCTTACGGGCTGGTTGAGGGAGGCGGAACCGCCGTAATCGAGATGGCTTCGGCCAGCGGACTGCCGCTGGTGGAGCCGGAACTCCGCAATCCGATGAAAACCACCACCTACGGCACGGGCGAACTGATCCGCGACGCCCTGAGCCGGGGATGCCGCCGGTTTCTGGTCGGCATCGGGGGCAGCGCGACCAACGATGCGGGCACGGGCATGCTCCAGGCGCTGGGTTACCGGTTTCTGGATGCTGCCGGCAAGGAGCTGGGCCACGGCGGGGAGATACTCTCCCGCATCGCCGCGGTGGACGATACGGGAGCCCTGCCGGAGCTGGCCGGCTGCGAATTCGTCGTGGCCTGCGACGTGACCAATCCCTTCTCCGGCCCCACGGGAGCGGCCTGCGTCTTCGCTCCCCAGAAAGGGGCGGACGCAGCCATGGTGCGGGAGTTGGACGAAGGACTGAAAAGTTTCGCAAAGGTGATCCGCACCCACACCGGCACGGACGTGGAACGGCAGGCCGGATCGGGAGCGGCCGGGGGTCTCGGCGGAGGGCTGGTCGCCTTTCTGGGCGCCACGCTCGCCTCGGGCATCGACATGGTGCTGGAGGCCATCGGATTCGACGAACTGATCCGGGGCGCCGACCTCATCGTCACCGGAGAGGGAAAGCTCGACGGACAGACGGCCATGGGCAAGGCTCCGCGCGGGGTGCTCGACGCGGCCCGGAAACAGCGCATTCCGGTGGTGGCCGTAGGCGGAGCCGTGGAGAGCGTCGGGGAGCTGAACAGGCAGGGATTCGCCGCCGTCTTCCCGATCCTGCCCGGACCGGCCACGCTGGAGCGGGCCATGGAGAACGGGTATGCCCGGAGCAACGTGCGGCGCACCGTCGAACAGCTGATACGAACGATTCATCTCATAAACCGATAG
- a CDS encoding GNAT family N-acetyltransferase: MTRTEIDNTEHPLFAPFEKLYAVSFPLFEQRTRMQQEAAFGSTNYRLAGFADEDSFSGFISYWEFDTYVYIEHFAIDTDKRGRGLGSEILRSFIRSAGKTVLLEIDPLTDEISRARLRFYEKCGLTRNPFPHTHPPYREGHRPHPLIVLTTGGPIPEEMYRTFEHDLHAVVMKR, encoded by the coding sequence ATGACACGAACGGAAATCGACAACACGGAGCATCCCCTTTTCGCTCCATTCGAAAAACTCTACGCCGTCAGTTTCCCTCTTTTCGAACAAAGGACGAGAATGCAGCAGGAAGCGGCGTTCGGCAGCACGAACTACCGACTGGCAGGATTCGCCGACGAAGATTCGTTCTCGGGATTCATCTCTTACTGGGAGTTCGACACGTATGTCTATATCGAACATTTCGCCATCGACACGGACAAAAGAGGCAGAGGACTCGGCAGCGAAATCCTGCGGTCGTTCATTCGATCCGCCGGCAAGACCGTGCTGCTGGAAATAGACCCTCTCACGGACGAAATCTCCCGGGCACGTCTGCGCTTCTACGAGAAATGCGGACTCACCCGGAATCCCTTCCCTCACACGCATCCGCCTTACCGGGAGGGACACCGCCCCCACCCGCTGATCGTATTGACGACGGGAGGACCCATACCGGAGGAGATGTACCGGACATTCGAACACGATCTGCATGCAGTCGTCATGAAGCGGTGA